ATTTTAACTTTCTCACATTTATTAACAAAAGTGAAAAGAGTGTAGAAATATGATGATTAACCACTTTTACCCCTAACGTAGAAGTGAAAAGTCCGCTTAGCCCATCTAAAGCCCTTGCCTTGTGACTTTCTGTGTCTCACTCTGCTCGTTTCCGGTGAGCAATGGCGCGGAGTGATTTAGACCTTGGCGCTCTAAACGACGCGTTTAGCTCCGCTCAAATTTCCAAACACGAAGAACCGACTGGTCCGAGCGACACCAACGACGACGGCGATGCCGGTGGTTTGCAAGTCACGTGCTTCAGTGAGGTCGTCAACGAAACCGCCTTCCACCTCCAAATCATCCGCCTTCCCAAGCAGGTTCGTCTTCCATCCACATCTCTCCACttgtttgttcaatttaatGCTGAATTGAACTGCCCAAGTTAAAATTTGGGCAACAAAattagtttatattttttttccttttgcttagaAAAATGTAGGGTGAATTTTGAACAAATTATGAATTCGGtaaaaatttctcattaatTGGACTGTAATTATATGCAAGGATTGATAGCAACTTTGCAAAATTGGTgttgattctttattttgtttagaAAATCTAGATGATTATTTGCAGATGTGGTTAAATAATTTTCCGAAGTTTGAAACTTTGATCAACTTCTGAATTGGGTAAATCTTTTCCATTAATTTGAGTGTAGATATATGCATGGATCAGTTCGAAACTCTGCAAAAATTggggtttttttatttctgcTTAGAAAAATGTAGGCGATTATTTGCACGTGTTATTAAATGATTCTCAGAAGTTTGAAACTCTGAACAAAATCTGAATTGGGTAAAAAAATTCTGATTATTATGAGTGTAGATCTATGCATGGATTGGTTGCAACTCTGCAAAAATTGGGCATTTGTATGCAGCAGCACCTATGAGACCTGTAAGTTGGTAATTTTGTGTTAAATTTCTTCTAAAATTAATCTCTCTTTACACTTGTGAATTCTGACTTCTTTGTGCTGCTTTGGATTACATTTTTTAACTACAATCATTACAATTGATGCCACAGAATACAGTGGGTGTTACATCCATACTTGGAGGGGCTTCTGATAATACAGGGTCGGGCATTGCTCGAAGATTAGGTAGATTATCAATTTTGTTCAGATAAGTTTGGGTCTGTCAtcgtctttttatttttgtagttttttccGCCTCCTCCATCGTCTGACATGCTGTTATTTTCAGTGTTAAAGACTGGACTTAACATAATCCTGGCTTGCAACATTCCTAAGAATAGTCCCATGCTTGAGGTCTGTACTCTCTGTCTTGAACACATAGAGaaacacacatgaacataagacTATCtgatgtctttttctttgtcgtTTGCATATATGCAGGAATGGATTGTTCGTGTTTGCACATTTTGTTAGCTATTTTCACTGAATCATTTGCCCCTTCTTTTTGTGATTTCAGGCAGATGCTGAAAAATTGTTGGTTCAGAAGCTAATCAATCTTGGGTACACAAGGCCAAGGTCCGGAGTATTGTCATCATAGCTGGGGACTTTTGATCCTGCTGGGTATGAGGAATGATTACTAAGTCTGGTTACCGCTGTCAAGTGTCGTTGGAACCCTTACGAGTCTGATTATAGTCGTAAAGTTGACACTTTTCTCACGCTATGTTGTGCTTATGTGCGTATCAGTTGGGGGGCGACCAGTTCTGTcggttttagattttttttttattgattgcaAAGTATTTCCAGAAAGGAAGCCATAGTTTATGAGTTTCTGATGTTTATGATTAAGAAGAATCCAACTTCCAACCAGAGACTTGTACGTTTTCATTGCCAACTTTTTGTATTGTTGATTGTAGAAATTGATGACTTGCATGGTGATGGCGATGACGATGGCGATGGTTTATCTCGTACTCATTCTTTCTCACCCTATTCCTTCCACTACCAGAAATTTGGATTTAGATTACACTGGATAGGCATCCAGACTTATGTTACCGATGCCTTTTGAATTCATAATTCAGCTCATGCTGTGCAAGCAGCCCTCGTAGGAACAAGAGACGTGATGACTGTGGATTGCCATCAATCCCACATCACTAACTTGGGGTAAGGAAAGGAGGTGACATGCTTTATATGTGCACATGACAAAACCGTGCGGATTTCTTATCACTTTCTGTCCCATCCTCGTATGCTAAGTAATTAAACATGCCATTAATCCAATCCAATTTTAGATGTCAAATGAGGCGATAGGGAGATTAGGGACAAATGCACTAACTAGAAAGATGCCATTAATTCTACCATTTGTCGGGATTGAAATTGATAAGTTTCTTTATTTTCAGAGGCAATGTAGGACAT
This Pyrus communis chromosome 6, drPyrComm1.1, whole genome shotgun sequence DNA region includes the following protein-coding sequences:
- the LOC137738147 gene encoding uncharacterized protein, whose product is MARSDLDLGALNDAFSSAQISKHEEPTGPSDTNDDGDAGGLQVTCFSEVVNETAFHLQIIRLPKQIYAWIGCNSAKIGHLYAAAPMRPNTVGVTSILGGASDNTGSGIARRLVLKTGLNIILACNIPKNSPMLEADAEKLLVQKLINLGYTRPRSGVLSS